From one Lolium rigidum isolate FL_2022 chromosome 4, APGP_CSIRO_Lrig_0.1, whole genome shotgun sequence genomic stretch:
- the LOC124705852 gene encoding serine/arginine repetitive matrix protein 1 — protein MGGHGGLNILPQKRWNVYRFDNQEKVRVDEAEAARQDQLQREATRRRESHSRLVALRRNRGLQANSPSPPRAPSPPPPSVRPAPPPPPAARPADPLPVASDGDHINLFSGPAADFAALASASGGRGAAREREPAADSKPNPKKRKKEEETRTAGPDDEKYRLGYGLAGKGVAAPWYASKPLASSSKDRRDYAEGSGEKRSGGKKSIEELREERRKREAKEKERERALLAATSRKKERQPDRGYSSRYVR, from the exons ATGGGCGGGCACGGCGGGCTGAACATCCTGCCGCAGAAGCGCTGGAACGTCTACAGGTTCGACAACCAGGAGAAGGTCCGCGTCGACGAGGCCGAGGCCGCCCGCCAGGACCAGCTCCAGCGCGAGGCCACCCGCCGCCGCGAGTCCCACTCCCGCCTCGTCGCGCTCCGCCGCAACCGCGGCCTCCAGGCGAACTCGCCCTCCCCACCCCGCGCCCCGTCTCCACCCCCGCCCTCCGTCCGGcccgccccgcccccgccccccgCCGCCCGGCCCGCGGATCCACTACCCGTCGCCTCCGACGGCGACCACATCAACCTCTTCTCCGGCCCCGCCGCCGACTTCGCCGCGCTTGCCTCCGCTAGCGGCGGGAGGGGCGCAGCTCGGGAGCGGGAGCCTGCGGCCGACTCCAAGCCCAACCCTAAGAagcggaagaaggaggaggagaccaGGACGGCGGGGCCCGACGATGAGAAGTACAGGCTGGGTTACGGCCTCGCCGGGAAGGGCGTTGCGGCGCCCTGGTACGCGTCCAAGCCCTTGGCTTCCTCGTCTAAGGATCGGAGAGATTACGCTGAAGGCAGCGGGGAGAAGAGGAGTGGAGGGAAGAAGAGCATCGAGGAGCTtagagaggagaggaggaagagggaggccAAGGAgaaggagcgcgagcgcgccttgCTTGCTGCTACatcgaggaagaaggagaggcagCCGGACCGGGGGTACTCGTCAAG GTATGTGCGTTGA
- the LOC124705851 gene encoding vesicle-associated protein 1-2-like produces MAASCDLLDVDPPELQFPFELDKQISCPLKMTNKTDRTVAFKVKTTSPKKYCVRPNNGVVLPRSTCEVVVTMQAQTVAPPDLQCKDKFLVQSVVVGDGLSAKDVTPQMFLKEEGNLVEEVRMKVAYVMPHESQSEIAEESDGPQRILVPMQRTMDNGGSASELSSGSLSLRSAELGTEVGSPTGPVGKTEELLMPTGRAAETRTYAGPGARSLDLRALIAKLTEEKDSALEQNKKLQYELEQVKREASKQGGFSLLFVLVAGLLSIILGYLVKK; encoded by the exons ATGGCGGCCTCCTGCGACCTCCTCGACGTCGACCCGCCGGAGCTCCAGTTCCCCT TCGAACTCGACAAGCAGATCTCCTGCCCCCTGAAGATGACCAACAAGACCGATAGAACCGTCGCCTTTAAG GTTAAGACGACGAGCCCAAAGAAGTACTGCGTGCGCCCCAACAATGGTGTCGTGCTGCCGCGGTCCACCTGCGAAGTTGTAG TCACGATGCAAGCGCAGACTGTTGCACCTCCCGACTTGCAGTGCAAGGACAAATTCCTGGTACAGAGCGTGGTCGTCGGCGACGGCTTATCGGCCAAAGACGTCACCCCTCAAATG TTCTTGAAAGAAGAGGGCaaccttgttgaggaggtgaggaTGAAGGTCGCTTATGTGATGCCACACGAATCACAATCAGAGATCGCCGAGGAAAGCGATGGTCCACAGCGAATCTTGGTGCCTATGCAGCGAACTATGGATAATGGGGGGAGTGCTTCGGAGCTGTCGAGTGGCTCGCTCTCCTTGAGATCAGCTGAGCTGGGGACA GAGGTGGGATCACCAACCGGACCAGTTGGAAAGACTGAAGAATTACTCATGCCTACAGGACGTGCTGCG GAAACAAGAACATATGCAGGACCTGGTGCACGGTCCCTTGAT CTGCGGGCTTTAATTGCAAAATTGACTGAGGAAAAGGATTCTGCACTTGAGCAAAATAAAAAGCTTCAATATGAGTTG GAGCAGGTAAAACGTGAAGCTAGCAAGCAAGGAGGCTTCTCGCTGTTATTCGTACTGGTGGCTGGGCTGCTTAGTATCATTCTGggctatcttgtaaagaaatgA